Proteins from a genomic interval of Rhodococcus rhodochrous:
- a CDS encoding ABC transporter permease: protein MTARTDETVRGTEASTVSFTDSPSTLPARRGGVHRRITPSGVEQWWVLTLRSLRTMARYGELVLAVLAPFVFGLGFYLPLKFVMQLQGIDYAQFLMPIIVLQSMAFTAISAAQLAAQEGTTGVTSRLQTMPVAPAAPLASRMTASMVRSVISLAAAIGFGYLIGFRFSAGPGQAALFCATALIISLLLCLGADAIGCLSRSPEATAQALTLPQLILGMLSCGFVPEEGFPEWIRPFVRNQPISQFSFAMRDMAQDGVTWEVFRPSLFWMIGLAVICIPGAVWAATRRE from the coding sequence GTGACGGCCCGCACCGACGAGACGGTCCGCGGGACGGAAGCCTCCACGGTCTCGTTCACCGACTCCCCGTCCACCCTTCCCGCACGTCGGGGAGGGGTCCACCGCCGGATCACGCCGTCGGGCGTCGAGCAGTGGTGGGTGCTGACGCTCCGGTCGTTGCGCACGATGGCGCGGTACGGCGAGTTGGTCCTCGCGGTCCTGGCACCGTTCGTCTTCGGTCTCGGCTTCTATCTGCCGCTCAAGTTCGTGATGCAGTTGCAGGGCATCGACTACGCGCAGTTCCTGATGCCCATCATCGTGTTGCAGTCGATGGCGTTCACCGCCATCTCCGCGGCGCAGCTGGCAGCGCAGGAGGGCACGACCGGTGTGACCTCGCGTCTGCAGACGATGCCCGTCGCCCCGGCGGCGCCCCTGGCGTCACGGATGACGGCGAGCATGGTGCGGTCGGTCATCTCCTTGGCCGCGGCGATCGGATTCGGTTATCTCATCGGTTTCCGTTTCTCCGCCGGGCCCGGGCAGGCAGCGTTGTTCTGCGCGACCGCACTGATCATCAGCCTGTTGTTGTGCCTGGGCGCCGACGCGATCGGATGTCTGTCCCGGAGCCCCGAGGCCACAGCGCAGGCGCTGACCCTGCCGCAGCTGATCCTCGGGATGCTCTCGTGCGGTTTCGTGCCCGAGGAGGGATTCCCCGAGTGGATCAGACCGTTCGTCCGCAACCAGCCGATCTCGCAGTTCTCCTTCGCGATGCGCGACATGGCCCAGGACGGCGTGACCTGGGAGGTCTTCCGGCCGAGCCTGTTCTGGATGATCGGGCTGGCCGTGATCTGCATCCCGGGCGCCGTGTGGGCCGCGACGAGGCGGGAGTGA
- a CDS encoding ABC transporter permease, producing MSKTVETQRARARSRERAGTPGRAFAYPEPDRVRSESSLGALWEHSRLQCGRLLLRWARDPATMIQALIYPALTLVMFRIVLGDSITAATGYSSIFGTVPMIVLVGAMFGSVVSAVGLRTERDSGLLSRFHTLPVHRSSGLVGRLMAEMVRVFVTSLVIFAAGMALGFRFTQGIGPTLLSLVVPLIFGLGFAMMVTALATLPGRTPLVETVSILCTLLMFFNSGFVPVMAYPSWLQPVVANQPMSCAIDTMRSLAMGGPIAEPFLKTVLWSAGMVAIFVVPAVVGYRRSAEQN from the coding sequence ATGAGCAAGACCGTCGAGACACAGCGGGCACGGGCCCGATCGCGAGAGCGGGCAGGGACTCCGGGTCGCGCCTTCGCCTATCCCGAACCGGATCGCGTCCGCAGCGAGAGTTCCCTCGGCGCACTGTGGGAGCACAGCCGCCTGCAGTGCGGTCGCCTGCTGCTCCGGTGGGCCCGCGATCCGGCCACGATGATCCAGGCGCTCATCTATCCGGCGCTCACCCTGGTGATGTTCCGCATCGTGCTCGGCGACAGCATCACCGCCGCGACGGGCTATTCGTCGATCTTCGGCACCGTGCCCATGATCGTGCTCGTCGGCGCGATGTTCGGCTCGGTCGTCAGCGCGGTGGGGCTGCGCACCGAACGCGATTCCGGCCTGCTGAGCCGGTTCCACACGCTGCCCGTCCACCGCTCGTCCGGTCTGGTGGGACGATTGATGGCGGAGATGGTGCGTGTGTTCGTCACCTCTCTCGTGATCTTCGCCGCCGGCATGGCGTTGGGTTTCCGGTTCACGCAGGGCATCGGCCCCACCCTGCTCAGCCTTGTGGTCCCGCTGATCTTCGGTCTGGGATTCGCGATGATGGTGACGGCTCTGGCGACCCTGCCGGGACGCACACCCCTCGTCGAGACCGTCTCGATCCTGTGCACCCTGCTCATGTTCTTCAACTCGGGGTTCGTGCCGGTCATGGCATATCCGAGCTGGCTGCAACCCGTGGTGGCGAACCAGCCGATGTCCTGCGCAATCGACACCATGCGCTCGCTCGCGATGGGTGGTCCGATCGCGGAACCGTTCCTGAAGACCGTCCTGTGGTCGGCCGGGATGGTGGCGATCTTCGTGGTCCCCGCCGTCGTCGGATACCGGCGCTCGGCCGAACAGAATTGA
- a CDS encoding esterase/lipase family protein, which translates to MFRFRRSTLVSGVAVLAVSASALVAPAISAADPIPSDRRAADPAATAPAPVPLPTSADAPDSRLAALLSTMGQGVDGANDLGCVPSPEHPRPVVLVHGTGAGMYPTWTYVAPELERLGYCVYALNYGAAQGYLDPDRTVWGVSNIERSAEELGTFVDAVLEHTGAGQVDLVGHSQGGVVSRQYLKFEGGANPADPALNRVRNLVMLGATNHGTTFNGLQQLYTVLAVLGLTNGSDAVAELLFRGTDLGAAGQQQLIGSRMLSNLNKDGDTRPGVTYTSIATRYDQIVTPPESSFLRPGPGAEVRNVWVQDGCPSSPADHSTILMRPESLHLVKAALDPDYAAGHSVPCPAPEAG; encoded by the coding sequence ATGTTCCGTTTTCGTCGCAGCACACTCGTGTCCGGCGTCGCCGTCCTCGCCGTCTCCGCATCGGCACTCGTCGCGCCGGCGATCTCGGCCGCCGATCCGATCCCGTCCGACCGGCGGGCCGCCGATCCGGCGGCCACCGCCCCCGCTCCCGTACCGCTCCCCACCTCGGCGGATGCGCCGGACAGTCGCCTCGCTGCCCTGCTGAGCACGATGGGCCAGGGCGTCGACGGTGCGAACGACCTCGGGTGTGTACCGTCGCCGGAGCATCCACGTCCGGTCGTCCTCGTGCACGGCACCGGGGCGGGCATGTACCCGACATGGACCTATGTCGCGCCCGAACTCGAACGGCTCGGGTACTGCGTCTACGCATTGAACTACGGCGCCGCGCAGGGATATCTCGATCCCGATCGCACGGTGTGGGGCGTGTCGAACATCGAGAGGTCCGCCGAGGAACTCGGAACGTTCGTCGACGCGGTCCTCGAGCACACCGGCGCCGGGCAGGTCGATCTCGTCGGTCACTCCCAGGGTGGTGTCGTCTCCCGCCAGTACCTGAAGTTCGAGGGCGGCGCGAACCCGGCCGATCCCGCCCTCAACCGCGTCCGGAACCTCGTGATGCTGGGTGCGACCAACCACGGCACCACCTTCAACGGTCTCCAGCAGCTCTACACGGTGCTCGCCGTGCTCGGCCTGACTAACGGCAGCGATGCGGTGGCCGAGTTGTTGTTCCGCGGCACCGATCTCGGTGCCGCCGGCCAGCAGCAGTTGATCGGCTCGCGCATGCTCAGCAATCTCAACAAGGACGGCGACACCCGTCCCGGCGTGACGTACACGTCGATCGCCACGCGCTACGACCAGATCGTCACGCCACCGGAGAGCTCGTTCCTGCGGCCCGGACCGGGCGCCGAGGTCCGCAACGTGTGGGTCCAGGACGGCTGCCCGAGTTCCCCCGCCGACCACTCCACGATCCTCATGCGGCCCGAATCGCTCCACCTGGTGAAGGCCGCCCTCGACCCCGACTACGCGGCCGGACACTCCGTGCCGTGCCCGGCGCCCGAGGCCGGATAG
- a CDS encoding alpha/beta hydrolase, translating to MKVVQSRTRARKVRFAAVSAAVVALPLFFGGVTAGADPVADTLQPIESVTSENGSKITRIENYGEQQLLVYVYSASMDKEILLDVWRPADTSEPRPTLYLLNGAGGGEDSATWRFRTDAIEFFKDKNVNVVSPVGGKWSYYTDWKNEDPELGVNKWETFLTKEIPPLIDAALGTNGVNAIAGLSSSGTSVLQLPIAAPGLYQGVAAYSGCAQTSDPIGQQFVKLVVETWGGGDTRNMWGELNDPAWVENDPYVHAEELRGLDLYISNGTGLPGVHDTLNGPQIDGEVDVLANQIVVGGVIEAATNYCTHNLRGRLDQLGIPATYNFRDSGTHSWGYWQDDLKDSWPVLEKALGLSD from the coding sequence ATGAAGGTTGTCCAGTCGAGGACGCGAGCTCGGAAGGTGAGGTTCGCTGCGGTCTCCGCGGCGGTCGTCGCCCTGCCGTTGTTCTTCGGCGGCGTGACCGCCGGGGCGGACCCGGTCGCGGACACGCTTCAGCCGATCGAGTCGGTGACCAGCGAGAACGGCTCCAAGATCACCCGTATCGAGAACTACGGCGAGCAGCAGCTGCTGGTCTACGTGTACTCCGCTTCGATGGACAAGGAGATCCTGCTCGACGTCTGGCGCCCGGCCGACACGAGCGAACCGCGCCCGACGCTGTACCTCCTCAACGGCGCCGGCGGCGGCGAGGACAGCGCGACCTGGCGCTTCCGTACCGACGCGATCGAGTTCTTCAAGGACAAGAACGTCAACGTCGTCTCGCCGGTCGGCGGCAAGTGGAGCTACTACACCGACTGGAAGAACGAGGACCCGGAGCTCGGCGTCAACAAGTGGGAGACCTTCCTGACGAAGGAGATCCCGCCGCTGATCGACGCCGCGCTCGGCACCAACGGCGTCAACGCGATCGCCGGTCTGTCGTCCTCGGGTACGTCCGTCCTTCAGCTGCCCATCGCTGCCCCCGGCCTGTACCAGGGCGTCGCGGCCTACAGCGGGTGCGCGCAGACCTCCGACCCGATCGGTCAGCAGTTCGTCAAGCTCGTCGTCGAGACCTGGGGTGGCGGCGACACCCGCAACATGTGGGGCGAGCTCAATGATCCGGCCTGGGTCGAGAACGACCCCTACGTGCACGCCGAGGAGCTGCGCGGGCTCGATCTGTACATCTCCAACGGCACCGGACTGCCGGGTGTCCACGACACCCTGAACGGCCCGCAGATCGACGGTGAGGTCGACGTGCTCGCCAACCAGATCGTCGTCGGCGGTGTCATCGAGGCTGCGACCAACTACTGCACGCACAACCTCCGTGGTCGCCTCGACCAGCTGGGCATCCCCGCCACCTACAACTTCCGCGACTCCGGCACCCACTCGTGGGGTTACTGGCAGGACGACCTGAAGGATTCGTGGCCTGTCCTCGAAAAGGCCCTCGGTCTCTCGGACTGA